In a single window of the Prochlorococcus marinus str. AS9601 genome:
- the acnB gene encoding bifunctional aconitate hydratase 2/2-methylisocitrate dehydratase: MKNLETLLKDYADHVAERAAKGIPPLPLNAEQTNCITKLLEQDSNYDSSYLLDLLLNRVPPGVDEAAYVKASWLTAIVNSEKYCKLINPEKAIEILGTMIGGYNVNSLVEILKGENSLLAKKAAEVLKNIILVYDSANEIYELSQNNFYAKEVVNSWANAEWFKNKKVLEKEITCLVFKVDGETNTDDLSPAVHATTRPDIPMHALAMLEFKKPDGLKILDNLKKQNLPIAYVGDVVGTGSSRKSAINSLIWHIGEDIAFVPNKKTGGIIIGSKIAPIFFNTAQDSGALPIEADVSQMKTGDVIKIYPYAGIIKKVEKDSNTEELISKFDLYPSTLSDEIQAGGRINLMIGRSLTDKIRNKLNYQPSEIFTRPQNPTESSAGFTQAQKIVGKACGLEGVRPGMTCEPIMTTVGSQDTTGPMTRDELKELACLGFTADLVMQSFCHTAAYPKPVDLVTHKELPDFISQRGGVALKPGDGIIHSWLNRMLLPDTVGTGGDSHTRFPLGISFPGGSGIVAFAAAIGSMPLNMPESVLVKFKGELLPGITLRDLVNAIPLFAIKKGLLTVEKANKKNIFNGKIMEIEGLPNLKLEQAFELTDATAERSCAGSTILLSQETVKEYLRSNICLLEKMIESNYEDSKSISRRINDMKNWLKQPSLIQPDSNAQYKEIIEIDLAKVTQPIVACPNDPDNVKEITDVANTNIDEVFIGSCMTNIGHYRAAAKVLEGVQNLKAKLWICPPTKMDEETLKAEGYYKIFEDCGARLELPGCSLCMGNQARVDEGSVVFSTSTRNFDNRLGKNAQVFLGSAELAAVCALLGKIPEVEEYQDITKNKINPYSDELYRYLQFDEIQDFSLTK, from the coding sequence ATGAAGAATTTGGAAACATTGCTAAAAGATTACGCAGATCACGTAGCGGAAAGAGCTGCCAAAGGTATACCTCCTTTACCTTTAAATGCTGAGCAAACAAATTGTATTACAAAATTATTGGAACAAGATAGTAATTACGATTCTTCTTATTTACTTGATTTACTTCTAAATAGAGTTCCACCAGGAGTCGATGAGGCTGCTTATGTAAAAGCAAGCTGGCTTACAGCTATTGTTAATTCCGAAAAATATTGCAAATTAATTAATCCCGAAAAAGCAATTGAAATACTAGGAACAATGATAGGCGGATATAATGTAAATTCTCTGGTTGAAATACTGAAAGGGGAAAATAGTTTACTTGCTAAAAAAGCGGCAGAAGTTTTAAAAAATATCATTCTTGTTTACGATTCAGCTAATGAAATCTATGAATTGTCACAAAATAATTTTTATGCAAAAGAGGTTGTAAATAGTTGGGCAAATGCAGAATGGTTCAAAAATAAAAAAGTTCTTGAAAAAGAGATTACTTGTTTGGTGTTTAAAGTTGACGGTGAAACAAATACAGACGACTTATCTCCAGCTGTACATGCAACAACACGCCCGGATATTCCGATGCACGCATTAGCTATGTTGGAATTCAAAAAACCTGATGGACTAAAGATTCTTGATAATTTAAAAAAACAAAATTTACCAATAGCATATGTTGGAGATGTTGTTGGAACAGGGAGTTCTAGAAAATCTGCTATTAATTCACTCATTTGGCATATAGGAGAAGATATTGCTTTTGTTCCAAACAAAAAAACAGGTGGAATAATAATTGGCAGCAAAATAGCCCCAATTTTCTTTAATACTGCACAAGATTCAGGAGCTTTACCAATAGAAGCTGACGTATCTCAAATGAAAACAGGAGATGTTATTAAGATATATCCTTATGCAGGCATTATTAAAAAAGTTGAAAAAGATTCAAATACTGAAGAATTAATAAGCAAATTCGACTTGTATCCATCAACTCTTAGTGATGAGATTCAAGCTGGCGGAAGAATTAATCTTATGATTGGTAGATCTCTTACAGATAAAATTAGAAATAAATTAAATTATCAACCTAGTGAAATATTTACTAGGCCACAAAATCCAACTGAAAGTAGTGCCGGATTTACTCAAGCTCAAAAAATAGTAGGCAAAGCATGCGGTTTAGAGGGAGTAAGGCCAGGAATGACCTGTGAGCCAATTATGACCACAGTTGGTAGTCAAGATACTACTGGGCCAATGACTAGAGATGAACTAAAAGAACTAGCTTGTTTAGGATTTACTGCAGATTTAGTGATGCAAAGTTTTTGTCATACAGCTGCGTATCCTAAACCAGTAGATCTAGTTACCCATAAAGAATTACCTGATTTTATATCACAAAGAGGTGGAGTAGCTCTTAAGCCTGGAGACGGCATAATTCATAGCTGGCTTAATAGAATGCTTCTCCCAGATACTGTTGGCACAGGCGGAGATAGTCATACTAGATTTCCTCTTGGCATTTCATTTCCTGGAGGCTCGGGCATTGTTGCCTTTGCCGCTGCAATAGGATCAATGCCATTAAATATGCCAGAATCTGTACTGGTTAAATTTAAGGGAGAATTATTACCAGGAATCACTCTCAGAGATTTAGTAAATGCAATCCCTCTTTTCGCAATTAAAAAAGGGCTCTTAACTGTTGAGAAAGCAAATAAGAAAAATATATTCAACGGGAAAATTATGGAAATTGAGGGATTACCAAACCTAAAACTTGAACAAGCTTTTGAACTTACTGATGCTACTGCAGAACGCTCATGCGCTGGTAGTACCATACTTTTATCCCAAGAAACTGTAAAAGAATACTTAAGAAGCAATATTTGCCTGCTAGAAAAAATGATTGAAAGCAATTATGAAGATTCAAAATCAATTTCAAGAAGAATAAATGATATGAAAAATTGGTTAAAACAACCATCATTGATTCAACCAGATTCAAACGCTCAGTATAAAGAAATCATTGAAATTGATTTAGCAAAAGTAACACAACCTATAGTTGCTTGCCCAAACGATCCGGATAATGTAAAAGAAATCACTGATGTTGCAAATACAAATATTGACGAAGTTTTTATAGGTTCTTGCATGACTAATATTGGCCATTACAGGGCAGCTGCGAAAGTTCTTGAAGGTGTACAAAATTTAAAAGCTAAATTATGGATTTGTCCACCAACAAAAATGGATGAAGAAACTCTAAAAGCTGAAGGTTACTATAAAATTTTCGAAGATTGTGGTGCAAGGTTAGAGTTACCAGGCTGTTCTTTATGTATGGGTAATCAAGCCAGAGTAGATGAAGGATCCGTAGTATTTTCTACTAGTACAAGAAATTTTGACAATAGACTTGGCAAGAATGCACAAGTCTTTTTAGGCAGCGCCGAATTAGCAGCAGTTTGCGCACTGCTTGGCAAAATACCTGAAGTTGAAGAATATCAGGATATTACTAAAAATAAAATTAATCCATATTCGGATGAACTTTATCGCTATCTTCAATTTGATGAAATACAAGATTTCAGCTTGACAAAGTAA
- a CDS encoding RpoD/SigA family RNA polymerase sigma factor gives MGIPLESAKSSSDNNFDEPRLPNTAGKSRKSKSSLTAKQSQKKSGRLASDSIGYYLSSIGRVPLLTPAEEIELAHHVQNMKKLLQIPETDRTQRNLYQIKIGKRARDRMMAANLRLVVSVAKKYQNQGLELLDLVQEGAIGLERAVDKFDPAMGYKFSTYAYWWIRQGMTRAIDNSARTIRLPIHISEKLSKMRRVSRELSHKFGRQPTRLEMATEMGIDQKDLEDLISQSAPCASLDAHARGEEDRSTLGELIPDPNCEEPMEGMDRTIQKEHLGTWLSQLNEREQKIMKLRFGLDGEEPLTLAEIGRQINVSRERVRQLEAKAILKLRVMTTHQKAA, from the coding sequence ATGGGGATCCCTCTGGAATCTGCGAAAAGCTCTTCAGATAATAATTTTGATGAGCCAAGATTACCAAACACTGCGGGCAAATCTCGCAAATCGAAATCCAGTCTTACGGCAAAACAAAGCCAAAAAAAATCTGGCAGACTCGCTTCAGATTCTATTGGCTATTACTTAAGTAGCATTGGAAGAGTACCTCTTTTGACTCCAGCAGAGGAAATAGAGTTAGCTCATCATGTTCAGAACATGAAAAAGTTGCTACAAATTCCTGAAACTGATAGAACCCAACGAAATCTTTATCAAATTAAGATTGGCAAAAGAGCAAGAGATAGAATGATGGCAGCTAATCTAAGGCTCGTTGTCTCAGTTGCAAAAAAATACCAAAACCAAGGGCTTGAATTATTAGATCTTGTCCAGGAAGGAGCTATTGGACTTGAAAGAGCCGTAGATAAATTTGATCCTGCTATGGGATATAAATTCTCAACTTATGCTTACTGGTGGATTAGACAAGGAATGACGAGGGCAATTGATAACAGTGCTAGAACCATTCGTTTGCCTATTCACATAAGTGAAAAACTATCCAAAATGAGAAGAGTCTCCAGAGAATTATCACACAAATTTGGCAGACAACCTACAAGATTGGAAATGGCAACTGAGATGGGAATTGATCAAAAAGATTTAGAAGATTTAATTTCTCAAAGTGCTCCTTGCGCCTCCCTAGATGCACATGCAAGAGGGGAAGAAGACAGAAGTACACTTGGTGAACTCATACCTGATCCAAACTGTGAAGAGCCTATGGAAGGTATGGATAGAACTATTCAAAAAGAGCATTTAGGAACTTGGCTTTCTCAATTAAATGAAAGAGAGCAAAAAATCATGAAGCTCAGATTTGGGCTAGATGGTGAAGAACCATTAACACTCGCAGAAATAGGAAGACAAATTAATGTTTCGCGAGAAAGAGTAAGGCAACTAGAAGCTAAAGCAATATTAAAGCTTCGAGTAATGACAACTCATCAAAAAGCAGCTTAA
- a CDS encoding aminotransferase class IV: MIETLGWHKDQWLDIDRIFIAANNRGLKFADGIFETILIKENKPILFDDHLKRLEKSSKILNINLKINKLTLRQLIHDGIKKLSLKKDQFASVRINYSRGTNEGRTLRIDSTLETKNLDNLWLEFYRIKPNFNPINVCISQTEKINEFSLISKCKTFSYNQAIQVLTEANEKSFDDSILLNTSGELCCGSTFNLLIKRNNQWITPRKKSGCLEGIMVSQALKLKIVKEELIPPKFQNDDIIVAINSLSCRQIYQVDDLKLKPKFDPIYFWDLLYS; the protein is encoded by the coding sequence ATGATTGAAACATTAGGCTGGCACAAGGATCAATGGTTGGATATTGATAGAATATTTATTGCTGCTAATAATAGAGGATTAAAATTTGCAGATGGTATATTTGAAACCATTTTGATAAAAGAAAACAAACCTATTCTTTTTGATGATCATCTGAAAAGATTAGAAAAAAGTAGCAAGATTTTAAATATTAACCTCAAAATAAATAAATTAACTTTGAGACAACTTATTCACGATGGAATTAAAAAGTTATCGCTTAAAAAAGATCAATTTGCTTCAGTAAGAATAAACTATAGTCGAGGAACTAATGAAGGTCGAACACTAAGAATTGATAGCACTTTAGAGACAAAAAATTTGGACAATTTATGGCTTGAGTTTTATAGAATCAAACCAAATTTTAATCCTATAAACGTTTGTATTAGTCAAACGGAAAAAATAAATGAATTCAGTCTTATAAGTAAATGCAAAACATTTTCATATAATCAGGCAATACAAGTTTTGACAGAAGCTAATGAAAAATCATTTGATGATTCTATCCTGTTGAATACCTCAGGTGAACTTTGTTGTGGAAGTACATTTAATCTTCTAATTAAAAGAAATAATCAATGGATAACTCCTAGAAAAAAGAGCGGCTGTTTAGAGGGGATTATGGTTTCTCAAGCTTTAAAATTGAAAATTGTAAAAGAAGAATTAATTCCTCCAAAATTTCAAAATGATGACATAATAGTTGCAATTAATAGCTTATCTTGCAGACAAATTTATCAAGTTGATGATTTAAAGCTTAAACCTAAATTCGATCCAATTTACTTTTGGGATTTATTATATAGTTGA
- the ppk1 gene encoding polyphosphate kinase 1: MKRQADVFINRELSWIEFNKRVLLTGMEKEYKILDKVKFCSIFSNNLDEFFMVRVASLKAQVEAEITKKSIDGLTPKEQLKKINNEIKKLTILQENYVNNELKNELKEKGVILKKYKELSDNQRNWCNNFFTTSIFPLLTPLVVDPAHPFPFISNLSLNLAALMKDEENSKNQFVRVKIPTKNIPRFIRIPNEITQLSDESSHYFISVEDLIGNNINTLFNGMECINYSFFRVTRDADLELKELEADDLLLAVEQSLQKRRLGGDVVRLEVESDMPENILKLLIESISIQKEYIYFCKSLLGLDDLNQLTKIDRDDLKENLLIGKTHPELKHLDLPSNKNPNSIFKILRKKNILLHHPYDLFKTSVEEFINRAADDPLVMAIKITLYRVSQDSPIIAALMRAAENGKEVMTLVELKARFDEDNNIQWAKQLEQAGIHVVYGIIGFKTHTKIALTVRKEKGRLRNYFHIGTGNYNSNTSKFYTDLGLLSTDPEIASDLLELFNYLSGFSKQKSYQKLLVSPSSMREKFIFLIKREIKNAEEGKKAEIIAKMNSLVDPEIIKLLYLASDSGVKISLIIRGICCLYPQRKNLSENIKVISIIGHFLEHSRIFWFCNNGDNEVFIGSADWMRRNLDRRIEAVTPIEDYELKSKIYTLLQTYINDNYFSWIMKDDGSYSKYELDSSHNRSQIDLIEK; encoded by the coding sequence ATGAAACGCCAGGCTGATGTTTTTATTAATAGAGAATTAAGTTGGATTGAATTTAATAAGAGAGTTCTCCTTACTGGAATGGAAAAGGAGTACAAAATCCTAGACAAAGTAAAATTTTGTTCAATTTTTAGTAATAACCTAGATGAATTTTTTATGGTAAGAGTAGCTTCATTAAAGGCTCAAGTTGAAGCAGAAATTACTAAAAAAAGTATTGACGGACTTACCCCTAAAGAGCAATTAAAAAAAATCAATAATGAAATAAAGAAGTTAACTATTCTCCAAGAAAACTATGTAAATAATGAATTAAAAAATGAATTAAAAGAAAAAGGGGTAATTTTAAAAAAATATAAGGAACTAAGTGATAATCAAAGAAATTGGTGTAATAACTTCTTTACAACATCTATTTTTCCTTTATTAACTCCATTAGTTGTTGATCCGGCACATCCATTTCCTTTTATAAGTAATTTAAGTCTAAATTTAGCAGCTTTAATGAAGGATGAGGAGAATTCTAAAAATCAGTTTGTCAGAGTAAAAATACCAACAAAAAATATACCCCGATTTATAAGAATTCCCAATGAAATTACTCAACTTAGTGATGAAAGTTCTCACTATTTCATAAGTGTTGAAGATTTAATTGGGAATAATATAAATACTTTATTTAACGGAATGGAATGTATAAATTACTCTTTTTTTAGAGTGACAAGAGATGCAGATTTAGAATTAAAAGAACTTGAAGCTGATGATCTACTTTTAGCTGTTGAACAAAGTTTGCAAAAAAGAAGATTAGGTGGAGACGTAGTTAGATTAGAAGTGGAGTCAGATATGCCAGAAAATATTCTAAAGTTACTTATTGAAAGTATCTCAATACAGAAAGAATATATATACTTTTGCAAAAGTTTATTAGGCCTAGACGATTTAAATCAGCTTACAAAAATTGATAGAGATGATTTAAAAGAAAATCTACTAATTGGAAAAACTCACCCAGAATTAAAACATTTAGATTTGCCTTCAAACAAAAACCCTAATTCTATTTTCAAGATACTTAGGAAAAAAAATATTCTGCTTCATCATCCCTATGACCTATTTAAAACTTCAGTTGAAGAATTTATAAACAGAGCAGCTGATGATCCACTTGTAATGGCTATAAAAATTACTTTATATCGAGTTTCCCAAGATTCGCCTATAATTGCAGCTTTAATGAGAGCTGCAGAGAATGGTAAAGAAGTAATGACTCTTGTTGAACTAAAAGCAAGATTTGATGAAGACAATAATATTCAATGGGCCAAACAACTTGAACAAGCTGGCATTCATGTTGTATATGGAATCATCGGATTTAAAACACATACAAAAATTGCCTTAACAGTTAGAAAAGAGAAAGGACGATTAAGAAATTATTTTCATATTGGAACAGGAAATTATAACTCTAATACTTCAAAGTTTTATACAGATTTAGGATTACTTTCAACGGATCCTGAAATTGCTTCAGATTTACTTGAGTTATTTAACTACTTATCTGGTTTCTCTAAACAAAAAAGTTATCAAAAGTTATTAGTTTCTCCCTCATCGATGCGAGAGAAATTTATATTTCTGATAAAGAGAGAAATTAAAAATGCAGAGGAAGGCAAAAAAGCCGAAATAATCGCAAAAATGAATTCTTTAGTAGACCCAGAAATAATTAAACTGCTTTATTTAGCTTCAGACTCAGGTGTAAAAATTAGCCTCATCATAAGAGGTATTTGTTGCCTATATCCCCAAAGAAAAAATTTAAGTGAAAATATTAAAGTTATAAGCATTATTGGCCATTTTCTTGAACACTCAAGAATTTTTTGGTTTTGTAATAACGGGGATAATGAGGTTTTTATAGGGAGTGCAGATTGGATGAGAAGAAATCTTGATAGAAGAATAGAAGCTGTTACGCCTATAGAGGATTATGAATTGAAATCTAAAATATACACGCTTTTGCAAACTTACATTAACGATAATTACTTTTCTTGGATAATGAAAGATGATGGTTCATATTCGAAATATGAATTAGATTCATCGCATAATCGTTCGCAAATTGACCTCATAGAAAAATAA
- the cobA gene encoding uroporphyrinogen-III C-methyltransferase, whose translation MPGIVYLVGAGPGDPELLTLKALRLIKNCDALVHDALIPDEITKEAGKHTEIFHVGKRAGKCSVPQKETNALILKLAKEGKNVVRLKGGDPFVFSRGGEEVSILEKNGISVEIVPGITSGIAAPTYFGIPLTHRDAASSVTFVTGHERVDKEKKTVNWRDLAKSSDSLVIFMGIKNIEFIVEELILGGLDKSTKCAVIQEATLKNQKCLIEKLDNLPDKIKDKEFLAPSIIIIGKIVEFKVNNNITKVSDVYLPDINKVQLYNKSQK comes from the coding sequence GTGCCCGGCATTGTTTATTTAGTTGGAGCAGGTCCTGGTGACCCTGAGCTTCTAACTCTAAAAGCTTTACGCCTAATAAAAAATTGTGATGCATTAGTACATGATGCTTTGATCCCGGATGAAATAACAAAAGAGGCAGGAAAACATACAGAAATTTTCCATGTAGGTAAAAGAGCTGGAAAGTGTTCTGTACCTCAGAAAGAAACTAATGCTCTTATTTTGAAATTGGCAAAAGAAGGCAAAAATGTTGTAAGGCTTAAAGGGGGAGACCCATTCGTTTTTTCTAGAGGTGGTGAAGAGGTATCAATTTTAGAAAAAAATGGAATTTCAGTTGAAATAGTTCCTGGTATTACTTCTGGAATAGCTGCCCCTACATATTTTGGTATTCCACTAACCCATAGAGATGCTGCGAGTTCCGTAACTTTCGTCACTGGACATGAGCGTGTAGATAAAGAAAAAAAGACAGTGAATTGGAGAGATTTAGCTAAATCATCAGATAGCTTAGTAATTTTTATGGGTATAAAAAATATTGAATTTATTGTGGAAGAATTAATTCTAGGTGGTTTAGATAAGAGTACTAAATGCGCTGTTATTCAAGAAGCTACTTTAAAAAATCAAAAATGTTTGATAGAAAAATTAGATAATCTTCCAGATAAAATCAAAGATAAAGAATTTTTAGCTCCATCAATTATCATTATTGGAAAAATTGTTGAATTTAAGGTTAATAACAATATAACTAAAGTATCTGATGTCTATTTACCAGATATTAATAAAGTTCAACTATATAATAAATCCCAAAAGTAA
- a CDS encoding 3-deoxy-7-phosphoheptulonate synthase, translated as MTTSSNNSALEKTSDLHVVETRPLIPPSRLHNDIPLDHASANTVSKTRRSIQNILHHNDKKLLVIVGPCSIHDLEAAKEYSKYIQKFREMYNDKLEIIMRVYFEKPRTTIGWKGLINDPHLDDSYDINTGLRRARSLLSYLATRGIPSATELLDPIVPQYIADLISWTAIGARTTESQTHREMASGLSMPIGFKNGTDGSFTTAINAMQSASKSHHFLGVNENGMASIVNTTGNPDGHIVLRGGSKGPNFESDHVQRISAELRQYNLPHKVMIDCSHGNSNKDFRKQSEVLKNVASQISNGEKNILGVMLESHLKEGNQKLLKKEDLQFGRSITDACIDIETTKELIAILYDSLS; from the coding sequence ATGACGACATCATCCAATAATTCAGCTTTAGAAAAGACATCAGATTTACATGTTGTTGAAACACGTCCATTAATACCTCCAAGCAGATTACATAATGATATACCTTTAGATCACGCCTCTGCTAATACAGTATCTAAAACAAGAAGATCGATACAAAATATTTTGCATCATAATGATAAGAAGCTTCTAGTAATCGTGGGCCCATGTTCAATTCATGATCTTGAGGCGGCAAAGGAATATTCAAAATATATTCAAAAATTCCGAGAAATGTATAACGATAAATTAGAAATAATTATGAGAGTATATTTTGAAAAACCAAGGACAACTATTGGTTGGAAGGGATTGATAAATGATCCTCATCTAGATGATTCTTATGATATTAATACTGGTTTAAGAAGGGCAAGAAGTTTGCTTTCATATTTAGCAACTCGAGGCATACCTTCTGCTACAGAATTACTAGATCCAATTGTTCCTCAATACATTGCCGATTTAATAAGTTGGACAGCCATAGGTGCGCGGACCACGGAAAGTCAAACTCATAGAGAAATGGCATCAGGATTATCAATGCCTATAGGCTTTAAAAATGGAACGGATGGTTCTTTTACTACTGCAATTAATGCAATGCAGTCAGCTTCAAAATCCCATCACTTCTTAGGTGTAAATGAAAATGGAATGGCTTCTATAGTTAATACTACAGGAAATCCAGATGGACATATAGTTTTAAGGGGCGGTTCAAAAGGCCCAAATTTTGAAAGTGATCATGTACAAAGAATTTCAGCAGAATTGAGGCAGTATAATCTTCCCCATAAAGTGATGATTGATTGTAGTCATGGAAATTCCAATAAAGATTTCCGAAAACAGTCAGAAGTGCTAAAAAATGTAGCTTCTCAAATTAGTAATGGTGAAAAAAATATTTTAGGAGTTATGCTTGAAAGTCATTTGAAGGAAGGAAATCAAAAACTTTTAAAAAAAGAAGATCTCCAGTTTGGAAGAAGCATTACAGATGCATGTATAGATATAGAAACAACAAAAGAATTAATCGCTATTTTATACGATTCACTTAGCTAG
- a CDS encoding diacylglycerol/polyprenol kinase family protein: protein MIKFTVILLYLFLIFLISIVFKKYNEDNKEIVRKIIHIGIGPLIPIAQFLKINQNSALIFTGIVSLMVFTNYNYKLFPTIEDVERKSYGTLFYCLSLFILIYLFWDKDPYALISGFFIMTFGDGLAGLIGKSFNSKSWIFFEQKKSLYGTITMFLTSLMVVCSIGYFQQNSLNLNYFTIAFIATLLEQFSIIGIDNFIVPISSALFFNFLITS from the coding sequence TTGATAAAATTTACTGTAATTTTATTATATTTATTTTTAATTTTTTTAATTTCAATAGTTTTTAAAAAATATAATGAAGATAACAAAGAAATAGTCAGAAAAATAATACATATTGGAATAGGTCCTTTAATACCAATTGCTCAATTTTTAAAAATTAATCAAAACTCTGCTCTAATTTTTACGGGAATTGTTTCATTAATGGTTTTCACCAATTACAACTATAAATTATTTCCAACAATTGAGGATGTTGAGAGAAAAAGTTATGGGACATTATTTTATTGTCTAAGTTTATTTATTTTGATTTATCTTTTCTGGGATAAAGATCCATATGCACTAATTAGTGGATTTTTCATAATGACTTTTGGTGATGGATTAGCTGGATTAATAGGAAAAAGCTTTAACTCAAAGAGTTGGATTTTTTTTGAACAAAAAAAATCTTTATATGGAACCATAACAATGTTTTTAACAAGTTTGATGGTAGTTTGCTCAATAGGATATTTTCAACAAAATAGTCTAAATTTAAATTATTTTACGATAGCTTTTATTGCGACTTTGCTCGAACAATTTAGTATTATAGGAATAGATAATTTCATTGTTCCAATCTCTTCAGCATTATTTTTTAATTTTTTAATAACTAGCTAA
- a CDS encoding MFS transporter, with product MKESLLKPNKKFTLLSAFITLLNDRLSESILLPILPSFVLLFDSKASTYGLLSCTYQLAQFTASPFIGLMSDRYGRRPVTLFCITGSVIGISILSFTVLFNWSNSIASIPLFLLFLARLIDGLSGGTAATATTILADISSPEKRAKTFGLIGVAFGLSFFLGNIFVVIFAKNTNNNFIIPVLIASIIPIINFLLVFFYLPETKPNSDSNKSKPFIRNPLKNLFTVFKEEKIKKLSLAFFIYFIAFTGLTNILIFFLQESLNWTTKASSGTLVVVGIIAIIVQGGLIGPLVKQFGEMRLTLIGSGFILVACALLITAPKENATINIYSAVSFLAVGAGLITPTLRALISKKLDIDKQGSILSNLQGLQSLGGVLGIAMAGRVYDSFGPKSPFIAGSVILLFMIYLIAEGKSNNSFNNQKSKVLK from the coding sequence GTGAAAGAAAGTTTATTAAAACCAAATAAAAAATTTACTCTCCTTAGTGCCTTTATCACTCTTCTAAATGATCGTTTAAGTGAAAGCATATTACTACCTATATTACCCTCCTTTGTTTTACTTTTTGATTCTAAAGCAAGTACATATGGTTTATTATCATGCACTTACCAATTAGCTCAATTTACAGCTTCTCCTTTTATAGGACTTATGAGCGATAGATATGGAAGAAGACCTGTCACTCTTTTTTGTATTACTGGTTCAGTCATAGGAATATCAATATTATCTTTTACGGTTCTATTTAACTGGTCAAATTCAATAGCCTCTATCCCTTTATTTTTATTATTTTTAGCAAGACTAATTGACGGTTTAAGTGGGGGAACTGCAGCTACTGCAACAACAATTCTTGCAGATATTTCAAGCCCTGAAAAAAGAGCAAAAACATTTGGACTTATTGGTGTAGCTTTTGGTTTAAGTTTTTTCTTAGGTAATATTTTTGTTGTTATTTTTGCCAAAAATACAAATAATAATTTTATTATTCCAGTTTTGATAGCCTCAATCATTCCAATAATAAATTTCCTCCTTGTATTTTTTTACTTACCGGAAACCAAGCCTAATAGTGACTCAAATAAATCAAAACCTTTTATAAGAAACCCTTTAAAAAACCTATTTACAGTTTTCAAAGAAGAAAAGATTAAAAAATTATCATTAGCTTTTTTTATTTACTTTATTGCCTTTACTGGATTGACCAATATACTTATATTCTTCCTTCAAGAATCTTTAAACTGGACGACAAAAGCATCAAGTGGAACTCTTGTTGTAGTAGGAATAATTGCAATTATCGTTCAGGGAGGACTAATTGGGCCTCTTGTAAAACAATTTGGAGAAATGCGATTAACACTTATCGGATCAGGCTTCATTCTTGTTGCATGTGCTCTTTTAATAACTGCTCCAAAAGAAAATGCGACAATTAATATTTATTCAGCTGTATCATTTTTAGCCGTTGGGGCAGGATTAATTACGCCCACCTTAAGAGCACTAATATCAAAGAAATTAGACATTGATAAACAAGGATCAATTTTAAGTAATCTTCAAGGTCTACAGAGTCTTGGGGGGGTTTTAGGAATTGCAATGGCAGGAAGGGTTTATGATAGTTTTGGTCCTAAATCTCCTTTTATAGCTGGTTCCGTTATCTTGCTTTTCATGATATATCTTATTGCAGAGGGTAAAAGTAATAATTCTTTTAATAATCAAAAATCAAAAGTATTGAAATGA